The Natrinema pellirubrum DSM 15624 region TCGCGGCTTCCTCGGGCGTCGTCGGGACGCCGTCGGGGACCGAGAGGTCGGGATCGCTCGAGACGGCGCTGGCGACGTCGACGGTTGAGCCGCTGGCGCGTTGAATCTCGCCGCGGACGCCGCCGCTTTGGAAGTCGACGCTGCCGGGCGACCCGTTCGCACCGGCCACGAGCGCGTAGGGGTAGGGGCCGGCCGCGAAGTGGGAATCGCGGATCGTTACGGTCCCGCCGTTCCAGACCCAGACGGGGCGGCCGCTGGTTTCGCCGTAGCCGCCGTAACCGGGGCCGTAGTCGGTGTCGTCGTTGTACGCGACGCAGTCGACGATCTCGTCGTCGGCGCTGCCACACCGGAACGTGGTGACGCCGTTGTTCTTGCCGAAACAGCGCTCGAAGCGGACGCTGCCGCCGTAGGGCGTATTCGAACAGTAAAAGCCGTTATTCGGGAACCCCTGAACGTTGCAGTGCCGGAACGTCACGTCGGCGTCGTTTTCCGGATGCATGAAGACGCCACCGGGGCCGTGAACGAAACTCGAGCCCTCCTTGGTCGCGCCGTCGCCGAGATAGACGTTCTCGACGAGAATGTCGCCGACACCGGCCTTGATCGAGATCATGAAGGAGTCGCCCCGGTACAGTCCCTCGAACCCGACGTTTCGGATCGTCGCGTTCGCGCCCTCGACGTAGAGCAGGAAGCCCTCGCCGGTGGTCAGGTCGATCAGTTTGTTCTCGAAGGTTTCACCGCGGCCGATCCTGATCGTCTGTCCGCGGGCCTCGATGGTCTCGTACTCGTCGCCGGCGGCGGCCGCCGCTCCCGTCAGCGTCGCCGCCGCCGTCGTCGCACCGGCCAGCTTCATGTACGATCGCCGGTGTAGTAATCCGTCCTTACCGCCGTCGTCGCTCGCCTCCCCGTCCGGGGAAGGGGACGACTCGCCGTCCGATACCGAAGGGTCGCGTGCCATGCAATCGGGTAATACGAGACTACCTGTATAAACTTTCCCTATTTACTAGCGTAAAATTAACAGACTGTAACTACATACAGCACGATTCGTAGAAGATTCGGTGATGTTCCGTGTCGTACTTTACGAAGTTCGAAATTCGATGTACGGGTTCGGTAAGTAGCTATTACCGAGACGGGCAGCCGATTCCGGGCCCGCTCGAGAACGGTCTCGGTCAGTAATAGCGGATTACTCGAGTTGCAGCGGCGGAACGTGGGTGGGAGGACCGAATGCGGTGTGGGAGAAACAGCGGGGACGATGGTGGAGGTGGGGGTTGGAGAGAAAGCGCCAGCGGGGCGGTAATGGGGAGGGTCGGAAACCGTCAGCGGGCCGGGATGTAGTGACGAGAGGCGTCGGCGGCTCAGTCCGAACCGCCCGACGCGGCTTCCTCGGGCGAGGTCGGAACGCCGCTGGGAATGACAGGCTCGGGATCAGTCCCCACGTTGTCACCGAGTTTGACCGTCGAGCCGGCGTGTTCGGCGATGCCGGCTCCGTCGTCGTACTCGGAGTCCGTCACGACGACTTCGGTCGGGTTGCCGTTTGCACCCGCGTCGATGGCGGTGTTCTGTCCGTTCATCTCGATCTGGCAGTCCTCGACCTCGACCGTGCCGGGTGCCCACGCCCAGATCCCGCGGCCGACGTAGCCCTCGTTGGTGTCGACGTAGACGCTCGAGTTGGTGACCTTGCTGCCCTCCGTCCCGAGCCGGAAATGCGAGACGTAACAGTTGGCGGCGAAACTGCTGTCGATGTGGATCGTGCCGCCGCCCTTGTTGCCAGGCGCGGAGCCGTAGATCGCGTTGTCCGAGAAGTTCTGGATGTTGACGTTCTCGAAGTCGATGTGACCGTTGTGGTCCGGGGCGACCCAGAAGGCCGTCTGGCCGTGGCCGTTCGGGTTGGTGTTGCCCGTACTCGCGCCGTCACCGAGGTAGACGTTCTCGACGGTACTGGTGCCGTTGCCCGTATCGGAAATCCCGAACGTGGCAGAGCCGGTACCGGAGGTGTTCTCGCCTTTGAAGCCGACGTTCCGGATCGTCCAGTCGCTGCTGTGGGCGGTGACGACGATGTCCTGGCCGGTCGTCATGTCGATGAGTTTGTTCTCCCAGGTCTCGCCCTCCTCGAGGGAGATCGTCTGTCCCTGGGCTTCGATGACCTCGTAGTCGTCCTCGGCCGCGGCCGCACCGACGCCGCCGAGTGCAGTCGTCGCGGTCGCCACCGCGGCGAGCGAGCGCACGTAGTTTCGGCGGGTTAATCCGCTGTTACGGCCTGTCGTCGGCATAGATTCCGTTTCGGACGTACGGGGGTTCTGCGCCATACACTTGCGTAACTCCGACTTACACCCATAAACTTTTCCTTGGAGATATGGCTTAAATTTACAGACTATATTTCTAACACTGTGGAATCGCGAACAATATACCGCTGTACGCTCACGAAATTACGAACGTAATCGTGAGGAATCGGCGGTCAGTAAGCAACGCTTTTCGGCAGGAAAGACGGGAATACAGCGGCCACTGGCCGGCTCGAGCTAGATCTCTCCGATCAAACTGTGTGTCTCCGTCTGGAACGGACGCCACCGTTTCGACGACACACGGTCGCGTTTTCGGCCGTAATAGCGTATTACTGGCGCTTCAACGGTGATCGACGGTCGGATTGCCCGTCGGGAAAGCGGACGGGACGGCCTCGAGGCGACGCCGGTAGGCACGACGGGCGATGGCGAACCGCTCACGACCCGACGGTCCGGCGTGGCCGCTCGCACGCACGGATGACGATTCGATTCAACGACTCGCAGCGACCCACCGGAGCGACGATCCGAGACCGACGACGGTCGGTTACGCGTCTCGGACGGCGTACATCTCGAATTCGTCGTTCGAGATGACCTTGTTCGCGCCGCGATATCGATCCATCCCCTCGAGGGCCTCGCGCCGGTAGTTGAGCTGGTCGTAGATATCGATCTCCTTCGTGCGGTCCCACTCCGTGTAGACGAAGTAGTACTCGTCGGTCGGATAGGCCCCGCTGTAGTTCCCCCTCGAGAAGACGGTCGCGTTGGCCGTGCCGGTGGCGGCCGAGGCGCTGCTGAGCGTGTCGTTCCCCGCGAGGCCGTTGATCCCGTGGTCGTACCGGTAGGGATCGTACCCCATCCCGACGTGCGGCGTCCCGTTGGCGCCGTGTTCGAGCCCGTCCTCGTAGCCGCTCATCATCTCGGGGGTCACGTGCTGGCCGGGATTGTAGATCAACGGCGAGGCGAACATCGTGAGCAGCCCGAGGACGAGACAGCCCCCGAGGACGAGCGCCGCGACGGCGTTCGCACCCGGCCGCGTGATCCACTTCGAAAGCCCGCCGACCAGCTGTGCCAGCGCGATCCCGGCGAGGATCGTCAGCAACACGTAGATGAAGCCGACCTGTCGGAACGCCATCGTCGGCGTGCCCAGGAAGTAGGCCCCGAAGAGGCCGCCGAGCGGGACGAGCGCGAGCGAGACGTAGTTGACGAACGCGCGGGGCTCGTCTGCGAGACTCGACCGGCGGACCCAGACGACCAGCACGAACAGGCCCACGATGAGGCCGACGATCGCCGCATCGAGGAACAGCTTCACGAACAACTCGGGTAGGCTGCCGCCGATCTCCGTCAGCGACGTCCCGCGCTGGTTTACCGTGTTGCCGGCTCCGGTGTCGTCCGTGAGCAGCCCGGAAACGAGCGCGATCGCCGACGACCGGAACCGTTCGTTGCCGAGCGCCCAGAGCCCGAACAGCCCGCCGAGAAGCAGCGTCTGTGCGGCCAGGGTCGGATGCTCGAGCATCGGGTGGTCGTCGAACCGCCAGCGGGCGAGGTACTGAACGCCGGTGATCGCGCCGATGAGGACGACGACGTTGAACATCTGCTGGGGGTGGACCAGCAAGAGCGCGATCGCGGTGAGAGCGAGGAGGACACTGAACGGCGAGAGTCCGAGCGGGAGCCGCTCGATGGTCGCCCGGCGGCGGAGATAGGCGACGACCGCAAAGACGACCGGGGGGACGAGAAACAGCGCGTTCGAGTTGGTGTGGACGGCCATGTGAGTCGCGATGTTGTTGACCGGCAGGACCATCCAGGAGACGATCGCGGCGAGCCCGACCGCGAGCCCGCTGTCGGCCATCTCCCGGACGGTCAGGGGGACGAAAAGCAGGAAGGGGACGAACAGGACGACCATGCCGAACAGGAGCGCGCGTTCGATCGAGACGCCGCCGACGAGGTGAAAGACCGACGCGATCGCGTGGAGACCCGGATAGAACAGTTCGTGGGGCGCGGTCCCGCCCGCGACGATGTCCCGCGTCCACCCCAGATGAGTCATCGGGTCACCCATCCCGAGGAACCGGTAGTTCCGGATCACGGGGAGGCTCGCGATGGCCGTGACCGTCATCGCGCCGAGCGCGATGCCGAGCCCCTGCCGCCGGCCGCGACAGGTAAGCGCCGTCCCGACCGCGATCGCGAGCGCGAGCGCGAACCCAACCCAAACTCCCGTCGGCGAGCCGGTGTACACCGAGGACTCGTACGCGGTTGCGGGGTTGGCTCTCGCGACGAGTAGCCCCGCGGCGACCGCGAGGTAGCCGACCGCGAGCGTCACGTCGAGTCGCGAGCGGTTCACGCGTTCTCACCGCGCCCGTTCGGCGGGCTCTCGACACGCATGTATTGGTCAGTCGTCGGCACTGGCCACGTTTGTTATCCGTCTCTTACGGCCGAAAACAGGTGTGTGAATCGATCCCGTCCACGAACGTTCGACCGCTGCCGATGCTGATATCGTCGATATCACCGTTCGAGACCGCTCGGAGCCGGCTCGAGTCGTGACCGCGTGGCGACACCCCTCCTGTATGGCAACCCTGCCGTTCCGAACGGTCGGCTACGGAACGATTTCTCGATCCCGAATTGATCAACGGTTCCGGTCCCTTTTGTAGACGGTCGTGGTCCGACCGGGACGAGAGGCGATTCCGAATGTCATCCATTCTCATCGACGACCTATCCGTCGACGAACGCACGTTCGAGTGTTCCGTCCGGACCTCGAGCGACCTCGAGCGGTTTTTCACCGACGAGCCCTTCCAAGCCAGCTACGACGTCCCGATCGCGGACGTTCCCGACGGAATCCTCGCGATCCCAGTTCTGGCCCACGTCTGTCCGGTCGCGTGGGCCAACGGGGCCGACGTCTACGTCGACGAGGTCGACGCGACGTTCGCCCGCGCCCTCGAGGACGTCGAGGCGTCGCTGTGTTCGATGTACGACTTCCTCGAGGGCGGGGACCTCTACGCCCGCCGGACCGTCGAGCCGGATCCTGAACCGGACGGGGAACGCGGACTGCTCTTTACCGGTGGAGTCGACTCGACGTGTTCGTACGTCCGCCATCGCGACGAGTCGCCGACGCTGATCGGGATCCGCGGTTGGACGATCACCCCCGACGCGGCCGACGACGACAAGTGGGCGGCGCTCCGTGAGCGCGTGTCGGGATTCGCCGACGACCGCGACTGTGACGCCGCGTTCGTCGAGTCGAACATGCTCTCTTTCCTCGATCACCCCATGCTGTTGGCCCACTACAAGCGCCACGTCGACGGCGGCTGGTACAGCTCCGTCGGCCACGGGCTGGGACTGCTCGGGCTCTGTGCCCCCCTCGCGTACGCCCGCGGCATGGCGGATCTCTCCGTCGCTGCGACCCACTGGGACGGGATCGATCTCGAGTGGGGGTCCCGTCCCGATATCGACGAGCGGGTTCGGTGGGCCGGCACCCGATGTCACCACGACGCCTACGAACTCACCCGCCAGGAGCGACTCGACGTCATCGCCGACTACGTCCGCACCGAGAACCCGGGGCTACAGCTTCAGACCTGTAACGACCGCATGGACGGCAACTGCGGCGAGTGCGAGAAGTGTTATCGCACTGCGGTCGGCCTCCGGCTGGCCGGCCTCGAGCCGACCGACCACGGCTATCCCTTCACCGACGCCGACTATCGCCGCCTCCGGCGCTCGCTCGAGCGCGGCGACTGGGTCCTCGGGCAGGACGAGCGCCACATGTGGGCCGACATACGCGAGCGCGCACGCGAGACCGAGCCGGCGTCGCCGGCCGAGCGGGCCTTCTTCGAGTGGCTCGACGGCGTCGAACTGGACGACCTGATCACGACCGCGGAGCCGCCACTGTCCGATCGACTCCTCCGTGCCGGCGCGCGGAACGCCCCCGCGCCGGTCTACAACGCGGCCTATCCGGTCTGGACGACGGCGAAGGCCGGACTTCGGCTCGTTCGCTCCGACCGGTAAGCGTCTGGGCCCGTCCGAGTCACTCGAGATACCCCAGATCCGCGAGTCGCTTTTCGACCCCCTCGTCGGCGGTCTCGACCGACGGGTCCGCGTCGAACCGGGGATACGAGCGGGTCTCGAGCGACTCGACGCAGGGAAGCGCCTCGCCGTCCATCCGCTCGTCGGCCGGAACGCCCAGCGTCGCGAGGACCGTCGGCGCGATGTCGAAGAGGTGCGGCTGGCCAACCCCCGCATCGGGATCGACGGCGTCGCCGCTGGCCGCGACGGTCCCCTCGAGCTTGTGGTTCCAGGGCTCGCTCGGCGGGCCGAACTGCTCGTCGCGCAACGTCGCCGACAGGAAGTGATCGAAGTCAGCCGGCACGATCACGATGTCGACGGCACGATCGCTCTCCGGACCGTGGAAGAACTCCTCGCGGGGAGCGACGGTCTCGAAGACCGGCTCGCCGTCCGGCGTCGTGACCGACCGCAACTCCCCGATGAGCCGCGACCGGACCGTCTCGTACTCCGCCCGCGGAACGACGCCGTCGGGCTCGCGCCCCTCGAGGTTGATGCGGACGCCGAGTTCGATCCGCGAGCGGACGGAGGCGGTCGAGGCCGCGAAGTCGACCTGCGTCGCGCCCGCATTGACCAGCCCCGCGGGGGCGTAGTCGGCCACGAAGTCGTCGATCCCGAGCCGCTCGAGGACGGCACCGATCCGCTGGCTCGTGAGTCCGACGCCCGCGGCCCGCGCCATCGCGCGCTCGGCGAGGCCGGGCTCGTACTCCGTGGCCTCGTCGCCCTGCTTGAGATTGCCGTCCCGAACCGTCGCCCACGTGGGCATTCCCTCGCCGCCGCGTTCGGCCTCGACGACGCCGCGATCGCGGAGGTAGTCGTTGACGCGGAACTCGTAGCCGTCGTAGGGCCCCATCCCGTGGTCGCTGGCGACGATCACGGTGTCCGGATCGTGGGCCGCAAGGGTCTCGCCGAGCTGGCGGTCGACCTCGCGGTAGATCGACCGGATCGCCGCCTCGTCGTCGGGCCGCTCGTGGAAGATCGAGTCGGTCGCCTGGAACTCCAGGAAGCCGAAGTCTGGATCGAACCGGTCGGCGAGATACCGGAACGCCTCGCCGCGGGTCCGCACGCAGTCGGCGTAGGCGCTCCCGAGGTCGGCGGCGTCCTCGTCGGGGTAGACCCGGTACTCGCCGATCGACTCTCGCACGTCCGCGAGCAGGCCCGCGGGGTGACAGTCGGGGTCTTCCGGCGCAGTGTACCCCGGAATGAGCGCGCCGTCGAACTCGCGGGGCGGGTGGGTCACGGGGACGTTGACGACGACGCTCGTCATCCCGTGGCGGTCGAGCAGTTCCCACAGCGTCCGCTCGCGGACGTCGGTCGCGTTGACCACGTCCCAGTCGTAGCCGCCGAAGGAGAGAAAGCCGTAGACGCCGTGTTTTCCCGGGTTCATGCCGGTGTACAGCGACGGCCACGCCGAGGCCGTCCACGGCGGGATCTGGGACTCGAGCGGACCGCTTGCCCCGTCCCGGTAGAGCGACTGGAGGGTCGGTACCTCGTCGGCGTCGAACAGCGGCTCGAGGACCCGATCGCAGGCCGCGTCGATACCGACGAGTAGCGTTCGAAGGGAGGATCCGTCGTCCATCGAGGGGACGTCCCCCCTCTCTACCCTTCGTTATAGACGAAATTATCACGGACCGACTCGTTTTTCGGCTCTGAGCGGCCCCTCTGTATGTCGATCGATCGCCGGTAACGACTCCGAATAACCGTCGAAACGACTCCATACCGGCCGCCCCGCGGCCGCAAGGTGTTATTTGACCGAATCGTACAGTGACGCGACCTGTCGGACTCCCCAGGAGCCGTACTCGAGGCTGTAGTAGGTCCGCAATTCGGGGTTGAACTTCGCCTTGTAGCGGTTGATCCGGCGGGTATCGGCACCGACGAGGTCGTAGGTCTCGAGGCCGCACTCGATGCCGTCGCGCATGATCGCCCAGTCGAGGAGGTCGTTGGTCGGGATGTCGATGTCGGCGTCGGTACGGACGCCGCCGAGCCAGCGGCCGACGGTGTCGCCGTACTCTAGCGCGAGAATGCCGCCGACGAACTCGCCGTCGACCCGGAGGGTGTAGGGGCGGACCTGACCGTTGGGCGATCGGTCGGCGAGATCGAGGACGAACGCGAGCGGCACGTCGAAGTCGATTCCCTGGGACTCGTACCGGTGTTGGACCTGCTCGTGGATCAGCCGGATCTCCTCGCGGCCGCCGACGGTGATCTCGTAGGCGTCGTCGTCGGCGTTGCGGACGTTGCTCCGCGCGTCGCTGCTGAACGACATGAGGAGGTCGTCTTCGTCCCGCTCGAGGTCGACCGCGTAGGTATACGACGGCGTCACGTCGTACTCGTTCCACTGGAACGGTCGCGCGTCCGCGAAGGTCGTCGCGGTGCGGACGTGGCCGTATTTGGGGTTCAGTTCGGACTCGATCCACTCGAAGCAGCCGTCCATGAACCGCTG contains the following coding sequences:
- a CDS encoding alkaline phosphatase family protein — translated: MDDGSSLRTLLVGIDAACDRVLEPLFDADEVPTLQSLYRDGASGPLESQIPPWTASAWPSLYTGMNPGKHGVYGFLSFGGYDWDVVNATDVRERTLWELLDRHGMTSVVVNVPVTHPPREFDGALIPGYTAPEDPDCHPAGLLADVRESIGEYRVYPDEDAADLGSAYADCVRTRGEAFRYLADRFDPDFGFLEFQATDSIFHERPDDEAAIRSIYREVDRQLGETLAAHDPDTVIVASDHGMGPYDGYEFRVNDYLRDRGVVEAERGGEGMPTWATVRDGNLKQGDEATEYEPGLAERAMARAAGVGLTSQRIGAVLERLGIDDFVADYAPAGLVNAGATQVDFAASTASVRSRIELGVRINLEGREPDGVVPRAEYETVRSRLIGELRSVTTPDGEPVFETVAPREEFFHGPESDRAVDIVIVPADFDHFLSATLRDEQFGPPSEPWNHKLEGTVAASGDAVDPDAGVGQPHLFDIAPTVLATLGVPADERMDGEALPCVESLETRSYPRFDADPSVETADEGVEKRLADLGYLE
- a CDS encoding lipid II:glycine glycyltransferase FemX, encoding MSIDVRVATEDDLDRWNGFVERSPQGRLCHELEALRVQADHADATLHPLVGFKGQEPVGIFPVFEITKRLVTTAFSPPPRLRVPYLGPAFLNMGKLKQRKRERRRQRFMDGCFEWIESELNPKYGHVRTATTFADARPFQWNEYDVTPSYTYAVDLERDEDDLLMSFSSDARSNVRNADDDAYEITVGGREEIRLIHEQVQHRYESQGIDFDVPLAFVLDLADRSPNGQVRPYTLRVDGEFVGGILALEYGDTVGRWLGGVRTDADIDIPTNDLLDWAIMRDGIECGLETYDLVGADTRRINRYKAKFNPELRTYYSLEYGSWGVRQVASLYDSVK